The following proteins are co-located in the Roseovarius arcticus genome:
- the purQ gene encoding phosphoribosylformylglycinamidine synthase subunit PurQ — translation MHAAVVVFPGSNCDRDLAVALERAGARVSMVWHKDTAMPDGVDLIGVPGGFSFGDYLRCGAIAANSPICRAVKDHADRGGYVLGVCNGFQILTETRVLPGTLLRNAGLKYICRAVPLTVVTTDSAFTCSYDAGQTITVPIAHHDGNYHADAETLRALTAEDRIAFRYGDNPNGSADDIAGILSPNRRVLGMMPHPERMAEAAHGGTDGAAIFDGLVKQLEHA, via the coding sequence ATGCACGCTGCTGTTGTCGTATTCCCCGGTTCAAACTGTGATCGGGATCTGGCCGTGGCGCTGGAGCGGGCAGGCGCCCGCGTCAGCATGGTCTGGCACAAGGATACCGCGATGCCGGACGGCGTCGATCTGATCGGTGTACCCGGCGGGTTCTCGTTTGGCGATTATCTGCGCTGCGGCGCGATTGCCGCCAACTCGCCGATCTGCCGCGCGGTCAAAGATCACGCGGACCGGGGCGGATACGTCTTGGGCGTCTGCAATGGGTTTCAAATTCTGACCGAGACACGCGTTTTGCCCGGCACGCTGCTGCGCAATGCGGGGCTGAAATACATCTGCCGCGCTGTGCCACTGACTGTAGTGACCACCGACAGCGCGTTTACCTGCAGCTATGACGCAGGCCAGACGATCACCGTGCCAATCGCGCACCATGACGGCAATTATCACGCGGATGCCGAGACGCTGCGCGCATTGACCGCCGAGGATCGCATCGCATTTCGCTATGGTGACAATCCCAACGGGTCGGCGGACGATATTGCCGGCATCTTGTCGCCAAACCGCCGGGTGCTGGGTATGATGCCCCACCCCGAACGTATGGCAGAGGCGGCCCACGGTGGCACGGACGGCGCTGCGATATTCGACGGCCTCGTCAAGCAGCTAGAACACGCCTGA
- a CDS encoding glycosyltransferase family 2 protein → MAHNITWGLVATIKAPSEAILNFAAHHLDIGAHRIHVFLDEDSEGARRALTAHPRCTVTLTDDAYWAQRRTRPEKHQARQTVNATRAYRRRPGVDWLAHIDVDEFLYPEAGTLAGQLATLPSSARTARIRPIEALASTDGSAPEWFKGCHPRQSHRNTQTEEIYPTFGALLNGGFLSHVAGKIFVRTGQDGISLRIHNAFDENGKIENEHDLDQTHLCHFHAPSWDAWQRAYRYRLAAGSYRPDLKGAASIPTTMNALFRAIEEEGGEEALRSFYDEVCTATPALRARLDAHGLLHRAALDLDAKRAQHFPDFA, encoded by the coding sequence ATGGCACACAACATCACTTGGGGCCTCGTCGCCACGATAAAAGCGCCCAGCGAGGCGATTTTGAACTTTGCCGCGCATCATCTGGATATCGGCGCACACCGAATTCACGTGTTTCTGGATGAGGATAGCGAGGGCGCCCGGCGCGCGTTGACCGCGCATCCGCGCTGCACCGTGACGCTGACCGATGATGCTTATTGGGCTCAGCGGCGCACGCGCCCCGAAAAACATCAGGCGCGCCAGACGGTGAACGCTACGCGCGCCTACCGGCGCCGTCCCGGTGTGGACTGGCTGGCCCATATTGATGTGGATGAGTTCTTGTACCCGGAGGCTGGCACCCTTGCCGGTCAACTGGCAACCTTGCCATCGAGTGCCCGCACCGCCCGCATCCGCCCGATTGAAGCGCTAGCATCGACGGACGGCAGCGCCCCCGAATGGTTCAAGGGTTGCCACCCGCGCCAAAGCCATCGTAACACGCAAACCGAAGAAATTTACCCCACTTTCGGTGCACTGCTAAACGGCGGTTTTCTCAGCCATGTGGCGGGCAAAATCTTTGTGCGGACCGGACAGGACGGGATCAGCCTGCGCATTCACAACGCATTTGATGAGAACGGCAAGATTGAGAATGAGCACGATCTGGACCAAACGCACCTCTGCCACTTTCACGCGCCCAGCTGGGACGCATGGCAACGCGCCTATCGCTACCGGCTTGCCGCTGGATCATACCGTCCCGACCTCAAAGGCGCGGCCAGCATACCGACGACGATGAACGCCCTATTCCGCGCGATCGAAGAGGAAGGCGGCGAGGAGGCGCTGCGCAGCTTCTATGATGAGGTTTGCACCGCCACTCCGGCCCTGCGCGCGCGCCTTGACGCGCACGGCTTGCTGCACCGCGCGGCGCTAGACCTCGACGCCAAGCGCGCGCAGCATTTTCCGGATTTTGCCTGA
- a CDS encoding DUF1476 domain-containing protein encodes MNTFKDRENAFENKYAHDEEMKFKAEARCNKLLGQWAAELLGKTGDEVTAYVREVIKADFEEAGFEDVIRKVAADLGDKADPDTIRAKRAELMAAAKSQLVGEI; translated from the coding sequence ATGAACACTTTTAAAGATCGCGAAAACGCATTCGAGAATAAGTATGCCCATGACGAGGAAATGAAATTCAAGGCCGAGGCGCGCTGCAACAAGCTGCTGGGCCAGTGGGCCGCAGAACTGCTGGGAAAAACCGGCGACGAAGTGACCGCCTATGTGCGCGAGGTCATAAAGGCCGACTTTGAAGAGGCCGGTTTCGAAGATGTGATCCGCAAGGTTGCGGCCGATCTGGGCGACAAGGCTGATCCCGACACGATTCGCGCAAAGCGCGCCGAGTTGATGGCCGCCGCCAAATCGCAGCTGGTAGGCGAAATCTGA
- the trmB gene encoding tRNA (guanine(46)-N(7))-methyltransferase TrmB, with protein sequence MIIDRHPSGAPWRNFYGRFKGKALRRTQEVLLDEDLDALSPGPVGWDVNPDRTELDVKALPGTRDLWLEIGFGGGEHLAHIAVAEPDVGLIGCEPYLNGVAMLLAKLRKVSAPNVRVHPGDARDLLDVLPEASVGRVYLLYPDPWPKARHHRRRFVTPEHLEPLARVMRPGAELRVATDIEDYVRQTLEEVPRCGFEWLAEAPADWRAPWDGWISTRYEQKALREGRVPHYLRFRRQ encoded by the coding sequence ATGATCATTGACAGGCATCCATCGGGCGCACCGTGGCGCAATTTTTACGGACGGTTCAAGGGCAAAGCCCTGCGCCGGACCCAAGAGGTGCTGCTGGACGAGGATCTGGACGCCTTGTCGCCCGGTCCCGTCGGCTGGGACGTGAACCCGGACCGCACCGAGTTGGATGTCAAAGCACTGCCCGGCACGCGCGATCTGTGGCTCGAGATCGGCTTTGGCGGAGGCGAGCATCTGGCGCATATCGCGGTGGCCGAGCCTGACGTGGGCCTCATCGGGTGCGAGCCTTATCTGAACGGTGTCGCGATGCTGCTGGCTAAATTGCGCAAGGTCAGCGCGCCGAATGTGCGTGTGCATCCCGGCGATGCGCGCGATCTGCTGGATGTTCTGCCTGAGGCATCGGTGGGTAGGGTCTATCTGCTATACCCCGATCCTTGGCCCAAGGCCCGGCATCATCGGCGCCGGTTCGTCACGCCAGAGCATCTGGAGCCGCTGGCGCGTGTGATGCGCCCCGGAGCGGAGCTTCGCGTTGCGACCGATATTGAGGATTACGTCCGCCAGACACTGGAGGAAGTGCCGCGCTGCGGGTTTGAATGGCTGGCAGAGGCGCCCGCCGACTGGCGGGCGCCATGGGATGGCTGGATATCCACCCGCTATGAGCAAAAGGCGCTGCGCGAGGGCCGCGTGCCGCATTATCTGCGATTTCGACGCCAATAA
- the grxD gene encoding Grx4 family monothiol glutaredoxin has translation MTDAKTRIDEAVKGADVVLFMKGTRDTPQCGFSSRVAGVLNFMGIPYSDVNVLADEEIRQGIKEYSDWPTIPQLYVKGEFVGGCDIITEMTLSGELDTLLEKNGVTFDKAAADKIREANG, from the coding sequence ATGACCGACGCGAAAACCCGTATCGACGAGGCCGTAAAAGGCGCGGATGTGGTTTTGTTCATGAAGGGCACGCGCGACACGCCTCAATGCGGCTTCTCCAGCCGGGTGGCGGGTGTGCTGAACTTCATGGGCATCCCCTATAGCGACGTGAATGTTTTGGCAGATGAGGAAATCCGCCAAGGTATCAAGGAATATTCCGACTGGCCGACCATCCCGCAGCTCTACGTCAAAGGCGAGTTCGTGGGCGGTTGCGACATCATCACAGAGATGACCCTGTCGGGAGAGTTGGACACGCTGCTGGAGAAAAACGGCGTGACATTCGACAAGGCGGCGGCGGACAAGATCCGCGAAGCTAACGGGTAA
- the purC gene encoding phosphoribosylaminoimidazolesuccinocarboxamide synthase: protein MARRKKIYEGKAKTLYEGPEPGTIVQYFKDDATAFNAEKKAVIEGKGVLNNILSEYFMVGLANIGVPTHFLKRLNMREQLCRQVEIIPLEVIVRNYAAGSMAKRLGMEEGVQLPRPIVEYCLKDDKLGDPLVTEEHIAAFGWASQQDLDDMLSLALRVNDFLAGVMYGVGIKLIDFKIEIGRVYDGDFQRLIVADEISPDSCRLWDIETGQKLDKDVFRRDLGSLTDAYTEVAKRLGVLPKGATPMARPTLIN from the coding sequence ATGGCACGTCGCAAGAAGATCTATGAAGGCAAGGCCAAGACCCTCTATGAGGGCCCCGAGCCGGGAACGATTGTCCAGTATTTCAAGGACGACGCCACCGCCTTTAACGCCGAAAAAAAGGCCGTGATCGAAGGCAAGGGTGTGCTGAACAACATCCTGTCCGAGTATTTCATGGTCGGCCTCGCCAACATCGGCGTGCCGACGCATTTCCTGAAACGCCTGAACATGCGCGAGCAACTATGCCGCCAGGTCGAGATCATTCCACTGGAAGTGATCGTGCGCAACTATGCCGCCGGGTCCATGGCCAAGCGTTTGGGAATGGAGGAGGGCGTTCAATTGCCGCGCCCCATCGTCGAGTATTGCCTCAAGGATGACAAGCTAGGCGATCCGCTGGTAACAGAGGAGCATATCGCCGCGTTCGGCTGGGCGTCACAGCAGGATCTGGACGACATGCTGTCGCTGGCTTTGCGCGTGAACGATTTCCTCGCTGGCGTCATGTACGGCGTCGGGATCAAGCTCATCGACTTCAAGATTGAGATTGGCCGCGTTTATGACGGCGATTTCCAACGCCTGATCGTCGCAGACGAGATCAGCCCTGATAGTTGCCGCCTTTGGGATATCGAGACGGGTCAAAAGCTGGACAAAGACGTGTTCCGCCGCGATCTGGGCAGTCTGACGGACGCCTATACCGAGGTCGCAAAGCGTCTGGGCGTGCTGCCCAAGGGCGCGACGCCAATGGCGCGGCCCACACTGATTAACTGA
- the metK gene encoding methionine adenosyltransferase, whose translation MSRQNYTLTSESVSEGHPDKVCDRISDAILDAFLTEEPEARVAAETFATTNRVIIGGEVGLSDQGKLTEWKDRMSTVVRDCVRDIGYEQDKFHWRTLEVTNLLHEQSAHIAQGVDATGNKDEGAGDQGIMFGYATRETEALMPAPIQFSHAILRRLAEVRKDGTEPQLGPDAKSQLSVVYEGGKPVRISSLVLSTQHLDEALTSHDIRAMVEPYIRETLPDGWLTDETVWHVNPTGKFVIGGPDGDAGLTGRKIIVDTYGGAAPHGGGAFSGKDPTKVDRSAAYAARYLAKNIVAAGMADKCTIQLSYAIGVSKPLSVYADTHGTGEVDPVAIEKAVRECMDLSPRGIRQHLSLNRAIYQRTAAYGHFGRAPEADGGFSWERTDLVDKLLASV comes from the coding sequence AGCCGGAGGCGCGCGTCGCCGCCGAAACCTTTGCCACCACGAACCGCGTTATCATCGGCGGCGAAGTGGGCCTGTCGGATCAGGGAAAGCTGACCGAGTGGAAAGACCGCATGTCCACCGTCGTGCGCGATTGCGTCCGCGACATCGGCTATGAGCAAGATAAGTTTCACTGGCGTACGCTGGAGGTTACGAACCTGCTGCACGAACAGTCCGCGCATATCGCCCAAGGCGTCGATGCAACGGGCAACAAAGACGAAGGCGCAGGCGATCAGGGCATTATGTTTGGCTATGCCACGCGCGAGACCGAGGCGCTGATGCCGGCCCCGATCCAGTTCAGCCACGCAATCCTGCGCCGCCTCGCTGAGGTCCGCAAGGACGGGACCGAGCCGCAGCTGGGCCCCGACGCGAAAAGCCAATTGTCTGTCGTCTATGAGGGCGGCAAGCCTGTGCGCATCTCCAGCCTTGTTCTAAGCACACAGCATTTGGACGAGGCGCTGACCAGCCATGATATCCGCGCAATGGTGGAGCCGTACATCCGCGAAACGTTGCCCGATGGCTGGCTGACGGACGAGACGGTGTGGCATGTGAACCCAACAGGCAAGTTCGTCATCGGCGGACCCGATGGCGACGCAGGCCTGACGGGCCGCAAGATCATCGTCGACACCTATGGCGGCGCAGCCCCCCACGGCGGCGGCGCGTTTTCCGGCAAAGACCCGACGAAGGTCGATCGCTCTGCCGCCTATGCCGCGCGCTATCTGGCTAAGAATATCGTCGCCGCAGGCATGGCCGACAAATGCACCATCCAGCTAAGCTATGCGATCGGCGTCAGTAAGCCGCTCTCGGTTTATGCCGACACCCACGGCACCGGCGAGGTCGATCCCGTTGCCATCGAAAAGGCCGTGCGCGAGTGCATGGACCTCAGCCCGCGCGGCATCCGCCAGCACCTGTCGCTGAACCGCGCAATCTATCAGCGCACCGCGGCATACGGCCATTTTGGCCGCGCGCCCGAGGCCGATGGCGGCTTCAGCTGGGAACGCACCGATCTGGTGGACAAACTGCTGGCCTCCGTCTGA
- a CDS encoding BolA family protein, translating to MAILATDIEAMIRQAFPNAEVRVQGNDGAHFAAEVVDASFAGMNRVQQQRAVYAALKGKMDGPAGELHALALTTRAPG from the coding sequence ATGGCCATACTCGCCACCGATATCGAAGCGATGATCCGCCAAGCGTTTCCGAACGCCGAGGTCCGGGTCCAAGGCAATGACGGCGCCCATTTCGCCGCCGAGGTGGTCGATGCGTCCTTTGCAGGCATGAACCGCGTTCAGCAGCAGCGCGCCGTCTATGCCGCCCTCAAGGGCAAGATGGACGGCCCGGCAGGCGAGTTGCACGCACTGGCGCTTACAACACGCGCGCCGGGTTAA
- a CDS encoding DUF1638 domain-containing protein, whose amino-acid sequence MVDLPPDDVLTQSGLTAAPGGRILVLACGALAREILALIQLNGWDHMTLACLPAKLHLYPDKITEAVEEAVQKHSANFERIFVAYADCGTGGLLKAKCDELGVEMIAGPHCYSFFEGNDAFGRHEDEITAFYLTDFLVKQFDAFVWRPMGLDRHPELRDMIFGNYTKLVYQAQTEDPALKAKAEECARRLELEFEYRFTGYGDLSIALNDVAAKK is encoded by the coding sequence ATGGTTGATTTACCACCCGACGATGTACTGACCCAATCGGGGCTTACCGCTGCGCCCGGTGGACGTATCCTGGTCCTCGCCTGCGGCGCTCTGGCCCGCGAAATCCTAGCGCTGATCCAATTGAACGGCTGGGATCACATGACGCTAGCCTGCCTTCCGGCCAAACTGCACCTTTATCCGGACAAAATCACCGAGGCCGTCGAGGAGGCAGTGCAGAAGCATAGCGCCAATTTCGAGCGCATTTTCGTTGCATATGCCGACTGCGGCACTGGCGGATTGCTAAAGGCCAAATGCGACGAGCTAGGGGTCGAAATGATCGCAGGGCCGCATTGCTACAGCTTTTTCGAGGGGAATGACGCCTTTGGGCGGCACGAGGACGAGATCACGGCCTTCTACCTCACCGATTTCTTGGTCAAGCAGTTCGATGCTTTTGTCTGGCGCCCTATGGGCCTTGATCGCCACCCAGAGCTGCGGGACATGATCTTTGGCAACTATACCAAGCTGGTCTATCAGGCCCAGACCGAAGATCCGGCCCTGAAGGCCAAAGCTGAGGAGTGCGCGCGCCGCCTAGAGCTGGAATTCGAGTATCGCTTTACCGGCTACGGCGATTTGTCTATCGCGCTAAATGACGTCGCGGCCAAAAAATAG
- a CDS encoding PA0069 family radical SAM protein: MGQHHTFPLGMERRARGAISNDVGRFEPVQRSYEADGWTPDADEAPLRTQTTIEVPRRVISYNRSPDLPFDRSINPYRGCEHGCIYCFARPTHAWLGLSAGLDFETRLIARPEAPQVLAQELRHRAYTPRTIAIGTNTDPYQPIEKTHQIMRECLKVLRDFRHPVAIVTKGTLIERDIDILSDMARQGLVRVGISVTTLDADLSRKLEPRAPTPQRRLATIRALSAAGIDTRIMTSPIIPGLTDHEVEALLKAGKDAGAVAASWVMLRLPLEVAPLFREWLEQHFPDRAARVMGHVRAMQGGKDYDATFGTRMRGTGPYAEMIAQRFDAALRRNGYARKLPDLRCDLFKPPAEAGDQLSLF, encoded by the coding sequence ATGGGCCAACATCATACATTTCCCCTCGGCATGGAGCGACGCGCACGCGGCGCAATTAGCAATGACGTAGGCCGATTCGAGCCGGTTCAGCGCAGTTATGAGGCGGATGGCTGGACACCGGACGCAGACGAGGCGCCGCTGCGCACGCAGACCACCATCGAGGTGCCCCGCCGCGTGATAAGCTACAACCGCTCGCCCGATCTACCGTTTGATCGCTCGATCAATCCGTATCGCGGGTGCGAGCATGGGTGCATCTATTGCTTTGCCCGGCCCACTCATGCTTGGCTGGGTCTATCCGCCGGTCTGGATTTTGAGACGCGGCTGATTGCGCGGCCCGAGGCGCCTCAGGTGCTGGCCCAAGAGTTGCGCCACCGGGCCTACACTCCGCGCACCATCGCGATTGGCACCAATACGGACCCTTACCAGCCGATTGAAAAAACGCACCAGATCATGCGCGAATGTCTGAAAGTACTGCGTGATTTCCGCCATCCGGTCGCCATCGTCACCAAGGGGACGCTGATTGAGCGGGACATAGATATTCTGAGTGACATGGCCCGGCAAGGGCTGGTGCGTGTCGGTATCTCTGTCACGACGTTGGACGCGGATCTGTCCCGCAAACTGGAGCCGCGCGCGCCGACGCCGCAGCGGCGGCTGGCCACGATCCGTGCGCTCAGCGCGGCAGGGATTGATACGCGCATTATGACGTCGCCTATTATTCCCGGTTTGACCGATCATGAGGTAGAGGCGCTGTTAAAGGCGGGCAAGGATGCGGGGGCGGTCGCCGCAAGCTGGGTCATGTTGCGCCTGCCGCTTGAGGTGGCGCCGCTGTTCCGCGAATGGCTGGAGCAGCATTTTCCAGACCGCGCGGCCCGCGTCATGGGCCATGTGCGCGCAATGCAAGGCGGCAAGGATTACGATGCGACATTCGGCACGCGTATGCGCGGCACCGGGCCATACGCTGAAATGATCGCGCAGCGGTTTGACGCGGCGCTGCGCCGCAATGGCTATGCGCGTAAGTTGCCTGATCTGCGCTGCGATCTATTCAAGCCGCCCGCCGAGGCGGGCGATCAGCTTTCACTGTTTTAA
- the bmt gene encoding betaine--homocysteine S-methyltransferase — protein sequence MSNALSRMMSHRDWILADGATGTNLFNMGLEAGDAPEFWNDKHPDRITKLYKMAVDAGSDLFLTNSFGGNASRLKLHGAQKRARELSRMSAEIGREVADTAGREVIVAGSVGPTGEIMAPMGTLTHEIAVEMFHEQAEGLKEGGADVLWLETISAPEEYKAAAEAFRLADMPWVGTMSFDTAGRTMMGLTSSDMADMVETLDYKPLAYGANCGVGASDLLRTVLGFVAQGTERPIVAKGNAGIPKFVDGHIHYDGTPELMAEYACLARDAGATIIGGCCGTMAEHLSKMREALETQPRGPRPTLDRITETLGAFSSAIDGTGDDAPAPRRTKRRGG from the coding sequence ATGAGCAATGCACTTTCCCGGATGATGTCGCATCGCGACTGGATACTCGCTGACGGCGCCACCGGCACAAACCTGTTCAACATGGGGCTAGAGGCCGGCGACGCGCCGGAGTTCTGGAATGACAAGCACCCGGACCGGATCACCAAACTTTACAAAATGGCCGTTGATGCGGGCAGCGACCTGTTTTTGACCAACAGCTTTGGCGGCAACGCATCACGCCTGAAACTGCATGGAGCGCAAAAGCGTGCGCGAGAGTTGTCGCGCATGTCCGCCGAAATCGGGCGCGAGGTCGCCGACACGGCAGGCCGCGAGGTGATCGTCGCAGGCTCTGTCGGGCCAACGGGCGAGATTATGGCACCCATGGGAACCCTGACGCACGAAATCGCTGTCGAAATGTTTCACGAGCAGGCCGAGGGCCTAAAAGAAGGCGGCGCAGACGTATTGTGGCTAGAGACGATTTCGGCGCCAGAGGAATACAAGGCCGCCGCTGAGGCGTTTCGCCTCGCCGATATGCCTTGGGTCGGCACCATGAGCTTTGACACCGCCGGGCGCACCATGATGGGCCTGACCTCGTCCGATATGGCCGATATGGTCGAGACGCTGGATTACAAGCCGCTGGCCTACGGCGCCAATTGCGGTGTTGGCGCGTCGGACCTTTTGCGCACCGTCCTCGGATTTGTCGCCCAAGGGACGGAGCGGCCCATCGTTGCCAAGGGTAATGCCGGTATTCCCAAATTTGTCGACGGGCACATCCACTACGATGGCACGCCTGAACTGATGGCCGAATATGCCTGCCTTGCGCGTGACGCGGGCGCCACGATCATCGGCGGCTGCTGCGGCACTATGGCCGAGCATCTGTCGAAGATGCGCGAAGCGCTGGAGACGCAGCCCCGCGGGCCGCGCCCAACCCTAGACCGCATCACCGAGACGCTGGGCGCGTTTTCATCTGCCATCGACGGCACGGGCGACGATGCCCCGGCCCCGCGCCGAACCAAGCGCCGAGGCGGCTAA
- the purS gene encoding phosphoribosylformylglycinamidine synthase subunit PurS, producing MKARVHIMLKTGVLDPQGEAVRHALGSLGFDGVNSVRQGKVIELDLKDGTDEATIKDMCERLLANTVIESYRVEIL from the coding sequence ATGAAAGCCCGCGTTCACATCATGCTTAAAACCGGCGTTCTCGACCCGCAGGGCGAGGCTGTGCGCCATGCGCTCGGCTCGCTGGGTTTTGACGGTGTTAATTCCGTGCGCCAGGGCAAGGTGATTGAACTGGACCTAAAGGACGGCACCGATGAGGCCACGATCAAGGACATGTGCGAGCGCCTGTTGGCCAATACCGTAATCGAAAGCTACCGTGTGGAGATCCTCTGA
- a CDS encoding corrinoid protein, with protein MSDDQEDIILADLDDDELVQQMFDDLYDGLKEEIEEGVNILLARNWTPYDVLTKALVGGMTIVGKDFRDGILFVPEVLLAANAMKGGMFILKPLLAETGAPRVGKMVIGTVKGDIHDIGKNLVSMMMEGAGFEVVDLGINNPVEKYLEALETEGPDILGMSALLTTTMPYMKVVIDTMIEQGIRDNYIVLVGGAPLNEEFSKAIGADAYCRDAAVAVETAKEWVARKHNSGAQA; from the coding sequence ATGTCGGACGACCAAGAAGACATCATCCTCGCTGATCTGGACGACGACGAGCTTGTTCAGCAGATGTTCGACGACCTCTACGATGGTCTCAAGGAAGAGATTGAAGAGGGTGTGAATATTCTTCTTGCCCGCAACTGGACCCCGTACGATGTGCTGACCAAGGCGCTGGTCGGCGGCATGACGATCGTTGGCAAGGATTTCCGCGACGGTATCCTGTTTGTCCCCGAAGTGCTGCTGGCGGCGAACGCCATGAAGGGCGGAATGTTCATCCTCAAGCCGCTGCTGGCCGAGACGGGCGCGCCCCGCGTCGGCAAGATGGTAATCGGCACGGTCAAGGGCGACATCCACGACATCGGCAAAAACCTCGTCAGCATGATGATGGAGGGCGCAGGCTTTGAGGTGGTCGATCTGGGCATCAACAACCCGGTCGAAAAATATCTTGAGGCGCTGGAAACAGAAGGCCCTGACATCTTGGGGATGTCTGCCCTGCTGACCACTACGATGCCCTACATGAAGGTCGTCATCGACACGATGATCGAGCAAGGCATCCGAGACAACTATATCGTGCTGGTTGGTGGCGCGCCCCTGAATGAGGAATTCAGCAAGGCCATCGGCGCCGACGCATATTGCCGCGACGCTGCCGTCGCGGTCGAGACGGCCAAAGAATGGGTCGCCCGCAAACATAACTCAGGCGCGCAGGCCTGA